One window of the Oceanicaulis sp. genome contains the following:
- a CDS encoding long-chain-acyl-CoA synthetase, with protein sequence MGLFKAIGREWFYTTELARLLGKLKSITPDSEHLTPDLLEDSVDAHAKRTAFLTEDGRKISYAEFDAHANRIAHWAVSQGIEPGDSVALYMGNRWEYVAVWHGLSKVGVQGALINNQISGAPLAHTISISGARHAIVEGELAGQFATGLDTVADKPTVWLTDGAGGIQGAQDFDAALAKSDDTRPDRSRRAHLRAKDPCMKMYTSGTTGLPKAAIVAHTRSLYYLQVFGVAARANKNDRMMMVLPMYHATGGLCGVGAALSFGGTLIVRRKFSASRFWEDAVETGATMFMYVGELCRFLVANDPSPAEKKHKIRVAIGNGLRPDVWPRFAERSGIPRIIEFYGATEGNVGLINLDSRPGAIGRVPPHLAKRFNIKLVRFDTEKEEVIRDKKGRCIPCAPGEVGEAIGEIRPDDARYRFDGYQDEEATKKKILRDVFKDGDLYFRTGDLMKRDELGYYYFVDRIGDTFRWKSENVSTNEVAEAMGVHPGVIQANVYGVEVADYSGKAGMAALIIDEDFDLQALRAHVHRELPHYARPLFVRLHTDAPSEHTTGTFKLKKTDLVREGWDPEKVSEPLYFDDPDAGAYVELTPELRAAIISGEKRV encoded by the coding sequence ATGGGTCTTTTCAAGGCGATCGGCCGCGAGTGGTTCTATACGACCGAGCTCGCGCGGCTTTTGGGCAAGCTGAAATCGATCACGCCTGACTCAGAGCATCTGACGCCCGATCTCCTGGAAGACAGCGTCGACGCGCACGCCAAGCGCACCGCCTTCCTGACCGAGGACGGCCGCAAGATCAGCTACGCCGAATTCGACGCCCATGCGAACCGCATCGCCCACTGGGCGGTCTCGCAGGGCATCGAGCCGGGCGATTCGGTCGCGCTCTACATGGGCAACCGGTGGGAGTACGTCGCGGTCTGGCACGGCCTGTCCAAGGTCGGCGTGCAGGGCGCGCTCATCAACAACCAGATCAGCGGCGCGCCGCTGGCGCACACCATCTCCATCTCCGGCGCGCGCCACGCCATCGTGGAGGGCGAGCTGGCCGGCCAGTTCGCTACAGGGCTCGACACCGTGGCCGACAAGCCGACCGTCTGGCTCACCGACGGCGCGGGCGGCATCCAGGGCGCGCAGGATTTCGACGCCGCCCTCGCCAAGTCCGACGATACGCGCCCGGACCGGTCCCGCCGCGCCCATCTTCGCGCCAAGGATCCGTGCATGAAGATGTACACCTCGGGCACCACGGGCCTGCCCAAGGCGGCGATCGTCGCGCACACCCGCTCGCTCTATTACCTGCAGGTGTTCGGCGTCGCGGCGCGCGCGAACAAGAACGACAGGATGATGATGGTCCTGCCGATGTATCACGCCACCGGCGGGCTGTGCGGGGTCGGCGCGGCGCTGAGCTTCGGCGGCACGCTGATCGTGCGCCGGAAGTTCTCCGCCTCGCGCTTCTGGGAAGACGCGGTGGAGACCGGCGCGACCATGTTCATGTATGTCGGCGAGCTCTGCCGCTTCCTGGTCGCCAACGATCCCAGCCCGGCGGAGAAGAAGCACAAGATCCGCGTCGCCATCGGCAACGGGCTGCGTCCCGACGTCTGGCCGCGCTTCGCCGAGCGTTCGGGCATTCCGCGCATCATCGAGTTCTACGGCGCGACCGAGGGCAATGTCGGGCTGATCAATCTCGATTCCAGGCCCGGCGCGATCGGCCGGGTCCCGCCCCATCTCGCCAAGCGCTTCAACATCAAGCTCGTGCGCTTCGACACCGAGAAGGAAGAGGTGATCCGCGACAAGAAGGGCCGCTGCATCCCCTGCGCGCCCGGCGAGGTCGGCGAGGCGATCGGCGAGATCCGCCCCGACGACGCGCGCTATCGGTTCGACGGCTATCAGGACGAGGAAGCCACGAAGAAGAAAATCCTGCGCGACGTGTTCAAGGACGGCGATCTGTATTTCCGGACCGGCGACCTGATGAAGCGCGACGAGCTCGGCTACTACTATTTCGTGGACCGGATCGGGGACACGTTCCGCTGGAAGTCGGAGAACGTCTCCACCAACGAGGTCGCCGAGGCGATGGGCGTGCATCCCGGCGTCATCCAGGCGAACGTCTACGGCGTCGAGGTGGCCGACTATTCGGGCAAGGCCGGCATGGCCGCGCTGATCATCGACGAGGATTTCGATCTTCAGGCCCTGCGCGCCCATGTGCACCGCGAGCTGCCCCATTACGCCCGCCCGCTTTTCGTCAGGCTGCACACCGACGCGCCGAGCGAGCACACCACAGGCACCTTCAAGCTGAAGAAGACCGATCTGGTGCGCGAGGGCTGGGACCCCGAGAAGGTCTCCGAGCCGCTCTATTTCGACGATCCGGACGCCGGCGCCTATGTCGAGCTGACGCCTGAGCTGCGCGCGGCGATCATCTCCGGCGAGAAGCGCGTGTGA
- a CDS encoding cytochrome ubiquinol oxidase subunit I has product MIDMDVVDLSRWQFALTAMYHFLFVPLTLGLAFMLAIMESVYVMTGRQVWKDMTKFWGALFGINFVLGVSTGITMEFQFGMNWSYYSHYVGDVFGAPLAIEGLMAFFLEATLVGLFFFGWDRMSKVGHLAATWLMALGTNLSALWILVANGWMQNPVGAVFNPDTMRMEITDFMAVIFNPVAQAKFVHTVSAGYVTGALFVLAISAFFLLNRRFTGFAKRSMTVASAFGLAGALSVVVLGDESGYALTDNQKMKLASLEAMWETHEPPAPLTVVGFPNMETRETEHAIDIPWVLGLIATRSVDTPVEGILPLVAQAETRVENGIGAYDALVRLRADPADMEARAQFEESKFDLGYGMLLRRYVEDPREATPEQISQAAWDTVPDVPVMFWSFRVMAGLGFYFIALFGAAFVLSTMRKHETRWFLKLALVSLPLPWIAAELGWILAEYGRQPWIIEGVLPTFLGVSSLAAEQIILTMVGFTVLYGVLAVVEVMLMVHFIRKGPYPEEKGRPAPEAPRGDRDGARGLIPAE; this is encoded by the coding sequence ATGATCGACATGGATGTCGTCGACCTTTCGCGGTGGCAGTTCGCGCTGACCGCGATGTACCACTTCCTGTTCGTCCCGCTCACGCTGGGGCTGGCGTTCATGCTGGCGATCATGGAGAGCGTGTACGTCATGACCGGCCGTCAGGTCTGGAAGGACATGACGAAGTTCTGGGGCGCGCTGTTCGGGATCAATTTCGTCCTGGGCGTGTCCACCGGCATCACCATGGAATTCCAGTTCGGCATGAACTGGTCGTACTACTCGCACTATGTGGGCGACGTGTTCGGCGCGCCGCTGGCCATCGAGGGGCTGATGGCCTTCTTCCTCGAAGCCACGCTGGTGGGCCTGTTCTTCTTCGGCTGGGACCGGATGAGCAAGGTCGGCCACCTGGCCGCGACCTGGCTGATGGCGCTGGGCACGAACCTGTCCGCGCTGTGGATCCTGGTGGCCAACGGCTGGATGCAGAACCCGGTCGGCGCGGTGTTCAATCCCGACACCATGCGCATGGAGATCACCGACTTCATGGCGGTGATCTTCAACCCTGTCGCCCAGGCGAAATTCGTGCACACCGTCTCGGCGGGCTATGTGACCGGCGCGCTGTTCGTTCTGGCGATCTCGGCCTTCTTCCTGCTCAACCGGCGCTTCACCGGCTTCGCCAAGCGCTCGATGACGGTGGCCAGCGCCTTCGGCCTGGCCGGCGCGCTGTCGGTCGTGGTGCTGGGCGACGAGAGCGGCTACGCGCTCACCGACAACCAGAAAATGAAGCTCGCCTCGCTGGAGGCCATGTGGGAGACCCACGAGCCCCCCGCGCCGCTGACCGTGGTGGGTTTCCCCAACATGGAGACGCGGGAGACCGAGCACGCGATCGACATCCCCTGGGTTCTGGGCCTGATCGCCACCCGGTCGGTCGACACCCCTGTGGAAGGCATCCTGCCGCTCGTCGCCCAGGCCGAAACGCGGGTGGAGAACGGGATCGGCGCCTATGACGCGCTGGTGCGCCTGAGGGCCGATCCCGCCGACATGGAAGCGCGCGCGCAGTTCGAGGAGAGCAAGTTCGACCTCGGCTACGGCATGCTGCTCAGGCGCTATGTCGAGGATCCGCGCGAGGCCACGCCCGAACAGATCAGCCAGGCCGCCTGGGACACCGTGCCCGACGTGCCGGTCATGTTCTGGAGCTTCCGGGTGATGGCGGGCCTGGGCTTTTACTTCATCGCCCTGTTCGGCGCGGCCTTCGTTCTGTCCACGATGCGCAAGCACGAGACCCGCTGGTTCCTGAAGCTCGCGCTCGTCTCGTTGCCGCTTCCGTGGATCGCGGCGGAGCTGGGGTGGATCCTCGCCGAGTACGGCCGCCAGCCCTGGATCATCGAAGGCGTTCTGCCGACCTTCCTCGGCGTGTCCAGCCTCGCGGCCGAGCAGATCATCCTGACCATGGTCGGCTTCACGGTCCTGTACGGCGTGCTCGCCGTGGTGGAGGTGATGCTGATGGTCCACTTCATCCGCAAGGGCCCCTATCCGGAAGAAAAAGGACGGCCCGCCCCCGAAGCCCCGCGCGGCGATCGCGACGGCGCGCGCGGCCTGATCCCGGCCGAGTGA
- a CDS encoding aldehyde dehydrogenase family protein produces the protein MTLKVRNPRTGAFDYEITPPSSGDLDQIAGRLRDAQRAWAATPISERMDRLSAWAGAIEADADALAAALETDTGRRRVARLEVQGAAASLRGWAMSAPLLAPKADWLEGRSNPALKHTGQYVPYGLVGVISPWNFPLTLSLIDAIPALAAGCAVLVKPSEVTPRFVAPLTRTIEAAGLADLIAFVNGGGETGQAVIARSDLVCFTGSVPTGRKVAASAAEKLIPAFLELGGKDPLIVTKSADLDLAVTAALRGSVLSTGQACQSIERIYVDRAVHDVFLSKLVDAAEAVRLNWPDINQGELGPLIFDRQADIIAGQIADAASKGARVLTGGVIETHGGGRWIRPTVIADATHAMTVMTEETFGPVMPVMAYDTIDEAVALANDTEFGLSAAVFAGDLDEAEQIARRLDAGAVSLNDAALTALFYEAEKQSFKNSGLGPSRMGAAGLTRFFRRKALIANTGAPLPLSAYREGG, from the coding sequence ATGACCCTGAAGGTCAGAAACCCGCGCACCGGCGCGTTCGATTACGAGATCACCCCGCCCAGCTCCGGCGATCTCGACCAGATCGCCGGCCGGCTGCGCGATGCGCAAAGGGCGTGGGCGGCCACCCCGATCTCCGAGCGCATGGACAGGCTCTCGGCCTGGGCCGGCGCGATCGAGGCGGACGCGGACGCGCTCGCCGCCGCGCTCGAGACCGACACAGGCCGCCGGCGGGTGGCGCGGCTCGAAGTACAAGGCGCGGCCGCCTCGCTGAGAGGCTGGGCGATGTCCGCGCCGCTGCTGGCGCCGAAAGCGGACTGGCTGGAGGGCCGGTCCAACCCGGCGCTGAAACACACCGGCCAGTACGTGCCCTACGGTCTGGTCGGCGTGATCAGCCCGTGGAATTTCCCGCTCACCCTGTCGCTGATCGATGCGATCCCGGCGCTGGCTGCGGGCTGCGCGGTGCTGGTCAAACCCAGCGAGGTCACCCCCCGCTTCGTCGCGCCGCTCACCCGGACGATCGAGGCGGCGGGCCTGGCTGATCTCATCGCCTTCGTGAACGGCGGCGGGGAGACCGGCCAGGCGGTGATCGCGCGCTCCGATCTCGTCTGCTTCACCGGCTCGGTCCCCACCGGCCGCAAGGTCGCCGCCAGCGCCGCGGAAAAGCTGATCCCGGCGTTTCTGGAGCTCGGCGGCAAGGACCCGCTGATCGTCACCAAAAGCGCCGATCTCGATCTCGCCGTGACCGCCGCGCTCAGAGGCTCGGTGCTGTCCACCGGGCAGGCCTGCCAGTCGATCGAGCGCATCTATGTCGACCGGGCGGTGCACGACGTCTTTCTCTCAAAGCTCGTCGACGCCGCCGAGGCGGTGCGCCTGAACTGGCCCGACATCAATCAAGGCGAGCTCGGCCCGCTGATCTTCGACCGGCAGGCCGACATCATCGCCGGTCAGATCGCCGATGCGGCGTCCAAGGGCGCGCGCGTGCTCACCGGCGGGGTGATCGAGACCCATGGCGGCGGGCGCTGGATCCGCCCCACCGTGATCGCGGACGCGACCCACGCCATGACCGTGATGACCGAGGAGACCTTCGGCCCGGTCATGCCGGTCATGGCCTATGACACGATCGACGAAGCGGTGGCGCTCGCCAACGACACCGAGTTCGGCCTGAGCGCGGCGGTCTTCGCCGGCGATCTCGACGAAGCCGAACAGATCGCCCGCAGGCTCGACGCCGGCGCGGTGTCGCTGAACGACGCCGCGCTCACCGCGCTCTTCTATGAAGCCGAAAAACAGAGCTTCAAAAACTCAGGGCTCGGCCCCTCGCGCATGGGCGCGGCCGGCCTCACCCGCTTTTTCCGCCGCAAGGCCCTGATCGCAAACACCGGCGCGCCCCTGCCGCTGAGCGCGTATCGGGAAGGCGGCTAG
- a CDS encoding alpha/beta hydrolase-fold protein translates to MTRKTDHPAGTVHTLDLEIERLKDNPLGDPHVRRVDVWTPAGHDGAGLPLLVDLAGYTGSGLSHTNWKNFGENVPERLDRLVGSGAMKPAVVAFPDGFTRLGGNQYVNSAALGPWADVICEDVVPGVESVFGCGGDGRRAVFGKSSGGFGAMHHAMTRPDIWAAAACHSGDMGFELCYAKDFPAALRAIARHGSIKAFMDKFEENPKPSGSDIHVLMTLAMAASYDPCPDGGYLGIRLPVDPHTCERIAERWNNWLAFDPLVMVEEKAEALKSLKALFIDCGDVDQYDLVYGARRLHRRLDQLGVTHRYEEFPDDHSGIDYRMDVSLPYLVEALG, encoded by the coding sequence ATGACCCGCAAGACCGACCACCCCGCCGGAACCGTGCACACGCTCGACCTCGAGATCGAGCGGCTGAAGGACAATCCGCTCGGCGATCCGCATGTGCGCCGCGTCGACGTCTGGACGCCGGCCGGTCATGACGGGGCGGGCCTGCCTTTGCTGGTCGATCTGGCGGGCTATACCGGCTCGGGCCTCAGCCATACCAACTGGAAGAATTTCGGCGAGAACGTCCCTGAACGGCTGGATCGTCTGGTCGGCTCGGGCGCGATGAAGCCCGCCGTCGTGGCCTTTCCCGACGGCTTCACCCGGCTTGGCGGCAACCAGTACGTCAACTCCGCAGCCCTGGGCCCGTGGGCGGACGTGATCTGCGAGGACGTGGTGCCGGGTGTGGAAAGCGTGTTCGGCTGCGGCGGGGACGGGCGCCGGGCGGTCTTCGGCAAAAGCTCGGGCGGGTTCGGCGCGATGCACCACGCCATGACCCGGCCCGACATCTGGGCGGCCGCGGCGTGCCACTCCGGCGATATGGGCTTCGAGCTGTGCTACGCGAAGGACTTCCCCGCGGCCCTGCGCGCGATCGCCAGGCACGGCTCGATCAAGGCGTTCATGGACAAGTTCGAGGAAAACCCCAAGCCGAGCGGATCGGACATCCACGTCCTGATGACCCTCGCAATGGCGGCGAGCTATGATCCGTGCCCGGACGGGGGGTATCTGGGGATCCGCCTGCCCGTCGATCCGCATACGTGCGAACGCATCGCCGAGCGCTGGAACAACTGGCTCGCCTTCGATCCGCTGGTGATGGTGGAGGAAAAGGCCGAGGCGCTGAAATCGCTGAAGGCGCTGTTCATCGATTGCGGCGACGTGGATCAGTACGACCTCGTCTACGGCGCCCGCCGCCTGCACCGCCGCCTCGACCAGCTCGGCGTGACCCACCGCTACGAAGAATTCCCCGACGACCATTCAGGCATCGACTACCGCATGGACGTCAGCCTGCCGTATCTGGTGGAGGCCTTGGGCTAG
- a CDS encoding alpha/beta hydrolase translates to MPDPACGAILAVMAAEPNQFQKFFDFSRLTEMFGGDKSTSGLRDLLARARDVVELPPPPVEKRLTVDVAGGNGPIAARVYVPYGASEETPGPGLVFYHGGGFVIGSLDSYDPLCQRLAAVSGVRIVSIDYRLAPEHPYPAAVEDAFASFDAIAAGALTSFGFDPARLALGGDSAGGNLAATVARERRDRVVFQLLLYPLLQLVQVKKDRPRWQEGPLISVATLEEIVKRYLKDADRSDPRISPLMAADLKGLPPCWMLAAELDPLLEEGEAYAAKLAAFGVPVERKVFNGLPHGFLNLSRVVPATVPAIETAAKALAKGVAKKG, encoded by the coding sequence TTGCCCGATCCCGCTTGCGGGGCGATCCTTGCGGTCATGGCCGCCGAACCCAATCAGTTTCAGAAATTCTTCGACTTCTCCCGGCTCACCGAGATGTTCGGCGGGGACAAGAGCACGTCGGGGCTCCGCGATCTTCTGGCCCGGGCGCGCGACGTGGTCGAGCTGCCCCCTCCGCCGGTGGAAAAGCGGCTGACCGTCGATGTGGCGGGCGGAAACGGGCCGATCGCCGCGCGCGTCTACGTGCCTTACGGAGCGAGCGAGGAGACGCCGGGGCCGGGCCTGGTCTTCTACCATGGCGGCGGGTTCGTGATCGGCTCGCTGGACAGCTACGACCCGCTCTGCCAGCGCCTTGCGGCGGTGTCCGGCGTGCGCATCGTCTCGATCGACTACCGGCTGGCGCCCGAACACCCCTATCCGGCGGCGGTCGAGGACGCGTTCGCGAGCTTCGACGCGATCGCTGCGGGCGCGCTGACGAGTTTCGGCTTCGATCCTGCGCGCCTGGCCTTGGGCGGCGACAGCGCGGGCGGCAATCTCGCCGCGACCGTGGCGCGCGAGCGGCGCGACCGTGTCGTCTTCCAGCTTCTGCTCTATCCGCTTCTGCAGCTCGTTCAGGTCAAGAAGGACCGGCCGCGCTGGCAGGAAGGGCCGCTGATTTCGGTCGCCACGCTCGAAGAGATCGTCAAACGCTATCTCAAGGACGCCGACCGGTCAGATCCGCGCATCTCCCCGCTCATGGCCGCCGACCTCAAGGGCTTGCCGCCGTGCTGGATGCTGGCCGCCGAGCTCGATCCGCTGCTTGAAGAGGGCGAAGCCTACGCCGCCAAGCTCGCCGCCTTCGGCGTGCCGGTCGAGCGCAAGGTGTTCAACGGCCTGCCGCACGGCTTTCTCAACCTCTCCCGCGTCGTGCCCGCCACCGTGCCCGCGATCGAGACCGCTGCAAAAGCGCTGGCGAAAGGCGTGGCGAAGAAGGGCTAG
- the cydX gene encoding cytochrome bd-I oxidase subunit CydX, with translation MWYFAWILGIGLACAFAILNAMWHELHLSDGGDTGSSHEAW, from the coding sequence ATGTGGTATTTCGCCTGGATCCTCGGCATCGGCCTGGCCTGCGCCTTCGCCATCCTGAACGCGATGTGGCACGAGCTGCACCTGTCGGACGGCGGCGACACCGGAAGCTCGCACGAAGCCTGGTGA
- the cydB gene encoding cytochrome d ubiquinol oxidase subunit II, translating to MEIPLSYEMLRVIWWALLGVLLIGFALTDGFDLGVAGLLPFVAKTDMERRMVINTVGPTWEGNQVWLILGGGAIFAAWPMVYATAFSAFYLAMFVVLAALILRPVGFKYRSKRQDRRWRSFWDWALFTGGFVPALIFGVAVGNVLVGAPFRLDDDLRIFWDGSFFGLLNPFALLCGLLSVSMLLLHGAAWLSMKLDYGPVRDRARALAPAFALASMVLFAIGGVWVAFADFGYVASTVDTNGPSNPLLTETVREGGAWLNNYAARPWTMIAPFLGFAGAALAIAGIRMNSETLTFTGSNLSALGIIATVGVSMFPFILPSSVDAASSLTVWNSSSSHGTLFIMLIATVVLLPIVLLYTAWAFRVMFGRVTEKDIASGDYY from the coding sequence ATGGAAATCCCGCTCTCATACGAAATGCTGCGCGTGATCTGGTGGGCGCTTCTGGGCGTCCTGCTGATCGGGTTCGCGCTGACCGACGGTTTCGATCTGGGCGTCGCCGGTCTTCTGCCTTTCGTGGCGAAGACCGACATGGAACGGCGCATGGTGATCAACACGGTGGGGCCGACCTGGGAAGGCAATCAGGTCTGGCTGATCCTGGGCGGCGGCGCGATCTTCGCGGCCTGGCCTATGGTCTACGCCACGGCGTTTTCCGCCTTCTATCTGGCCATGTTCGTGGTGCTCGCCGCGCTGATCCTGCGTCCGGTGGGGTTCAAGTACCGCTCCAAGCGCCAGGACAGGCGCTGGCGGAGCTTCTGGGACTGGGCGCTGTTCACCGGCGGCTTCGTGCCGGCGCTGATCTTCGGCGTGGCGGTGGGCAACGTGCTGGTCGGCGCGCCCTTCCGTCTCGACGATGATCTGAGGATTTTCTGGGACGGCAGCTTTTTCGGCCTGCTCAATCCGTTCGCGCTTCTGTGCGGGCTTTTGTCGGTCAGCATGCTGCTGCTTCACGGCGCGGCCTGGCTGTCGATGAAGCTCGACTACGGTCCGGTGCGTGACCGGGCGCGGGCGCTCGCCCCGGCCTTCGCGCTCGCCTCGATGGTGCTGTTCGCGATCGGGGGCGTCTGGGTGGCCTTCGCCGATTTCGGCTATGTCGCGAGCACGGTGGACACCAACGGGCCGTCAAACCCGCTGCTGACCGAGACGGTGCGCGAGGGCGGCGCCTGGCTCAATAATTACGCCGCCCGGCCCTGGACGATGATCGCGCCGTTCCTGGGCTTCGCCGGCGCGGCGCTGGCGATCGCCGGAATCCGGATGAACTCCGAGACGCTGACCTTCACCGGTTCGAACCTGTCCGCGCTGGGCATCATCGCTACGGTGGGCGTGTCGATGTTCCCCTTCATCCTGCCCTCGAGCGTGGACGCGGCCTCGAGCCTGACGGTGTGGAACAGCTCGTCGAGCCACGGCACGCTGTTCATCATGCTGATCGCGACGGTCGTGCTGCTGCCGATCGTGCTTTTGTACACCGCCTGGGCGTTCCGCGTGATGTTCGGCCGGGTCACCGAAAAAGACATCGCCTCGGGCGATTACTACTGA
- a CDS encoding helix-turn-helix transcriptional regulator has translation MNWGEELKAFRQRSGLKQEAAAHLLEVSQAYVSRLENGAATPSPDLEERLRRLLTAPSHRPLYDHMRALITYSPFLMSLISARDGKVVVEAASRPLTEAAPFQGLEVGDVMNIDLGDEANGIINELMETGAFSGEIAYAEVLWTWPGRNGTGESHWRTVQTPLKKDGGEWVLCASNVEISEDEKKRLTAEWGGRTRMISFNEAPPPPLI, from the coding sequence ATGAATTGGGGTGAAGAGCTCAAGGCGTTCCGCCAGCGCAGCGGTTTGAAGCAGGAGGCCGCCGCCCACCTGCTGGAAGTCAGCCAGGCGTACGTGTCACGGCTGGAGAACGGTGCGGCGACCCCGTCGCCCGATCTCGAGGAGCGGCTGCGCCGGCTTCTGACCGCGCCGTCGCACCGGCCGCTTTACGACCATATGCGGGCGCTGATCACGTATTCGCCGTTTCTGATGTCGCTGATCTCCGCGCGCGACGGCAAGGTCGTGGTGGAGGCCGCCAGCCGGCCGCTGACCGAAGCCGCGCCGTTCCAGGGGCTGGAGGTCGGCGATGTGATGAACATCGATCTCGGCGACGAGGCGAACGGCATCATTAACGAGCTGATGGAGACCGGCGCGTTCTCCGGCGAGATCGCCTACGCCGAGGTCCTGTGGACCTGGCCGGGCCGCAACGGAACTGGCGAGAGCCACTGGCGCACCGTCCAGACGCCGCTGAAGAAGGACGGCGGGGAGTGGGTGCTGTGCGCCTCGAACGTCGAGATCAGCGAAGACGAGAAGAAGCGTCTGACCGCCGAATGGGGCGGACGGACCCGGATGATCAGCTTCAACGAGGCGCCGCCGCCGCCCCTGATCTGA
- a CDS encoding DUF924 family protein codes for MSRPLDPESVLHFWFVEAGPKRWFSVDPAFDAAVRRRFGPACHALRTAGAIADHPWLVEPESALALIILTDQAPRNVWRGSNAAFSLDPLGLEAARAALAAGWDWALAPDRRAFVYMPLMHSEDIEDQALCVALCEARLGEGGQTARHARAHFELIRRFGRFPHRNAALNRTPTPAETEFLEAGGYAPGAKRPAK; via the coding sequence GTGAGCCGTCCGCTCGATCCCGAAAGCGTTCTGCACTTCTGGTTCGTCGAGGCCGGGCCGAAGCGCTGGTTCAGCGTCGATCCGGCCTTCGACGCCGCGGTGCGCCGCCGGTTCGGACCTGCCTGCCATGCGTTGAGGACCGCCGGGGCGATCGCCGACCATCCCTGGCTGGTCGAGCCTGAAAGCGCGCTGGCGCTGATCATCCTGACAGACCAGGCGCCGCGTAACGTCTGGCGCGGCTCGAACGCGGCGTTCAGCCTCGATCCGCTGGGGCTGGAGGCGGCGCGCGCCGCCCTCGCCGCGGGCTGGGACTGGGCGCTCGCGCCCGACCGGCGCGCCTTCGTCTACATGCCGCTGATGCATTCCGAAGACATCGAGGATCAGGCGCTGTGCGTGGCGCTGTGCGAAGCCCGGTTGGGCGAGGGCGGTCAGACCGCCCGGCATGCGCGCGCCCATTTCGAGCTGATCCGCCGCTTCGGCCGCTTTCCCCATCGCAACGCCGCCCTGAACCGCACGCCGACCCCGGCGGAGACCGAATTTCTCGAGGCGGGCGGCTACGCGCCCGGCGCGAAACGCCCGGCAAAATAG